TCTTTGAGATCACATTCACTTTTGGAACTGTTGCCTGTACAAACGCTCCTGTCATTGCTCCGATTGCCTGTGAAAGTTCTTTTTCCTGTTCGATTTCGGCTACAAATCCAACGGTATCTGTAACTGTCAAAATTCCAATGCCAAACGCATCGCATAATTTCACAAAGGATGCTGCTTTTTTCGCTCCCTGTGCGCTGATTCTTTCTTCCTTATTGGCAATACATCCTATCGTTTCTCCATTCAGGCGGATAAATCCGATCGCCATATCATTTCCATAGTCTTTCTTTAATTCTACAAATTCATTCTGATCTGCAATTTGTATCAAGATTTCCTTTCCATTTCCTGCTGAAATATTTTCACAGAGACGATTCAGGTCATCTACACAATCTATGACCTTGCTTTGATCTTTGTAGTTTGATGGAAAGATTTGGGTTAACTTTCGGATCTCTTCGAAAACTTCTGTTTCATTTCCAACAAAATCTACCGTTCCTGCTTCTTTGCTCTGGAAGACTGCACTTGCACTGTTTAATACTTCTTTCCTGTTTCCTTCGATCGCATTTGGTGCATTTACAAACAACTGTCCTTTTTCTTCCATTAATGTAAAATCTGTTAACGTTGTAAATACAGAAAGACCACCCCCGCAATTTCCAAAGATTGCACTGATCTGTAAGATCACTCCAGATGCCTCTGCCTGTTTCTTATAGATCATTCCAAATGCATGAAGTGCATCCGTTGATTCCTGTAGACGGATTCCTGCACAATCGATCATCCCGATGACTGGAACTCCTGTCTTGATCGCAAGGTCATAAAGATTTACGATCTTTCTTGCATGCATTTCTCCGATGGAACCACCAAGTACCTGGGCATCCTGACTGTATACATAAACTGGACATCCATTGATCAGTCCATATCCTGTTACAACCCCATCCGATGGAGTCTCTACTTTGTCTAACTGAAAGTCTGTACTTCTTGCTGTTACCGCCTGTCCGATTTCTACAAAACTTCTCTCATCAAGCAATGCATAAATTCTTTCAACTGCTTTCCCTTTTGATTTATTTTCCATAAAAACCTCCTTTTCTTGTTCTTTTGTATTTTAATTCTATCGTGGCATTTCATCGGAATTTCCTATGATATAAAGTTAAAAAAGGGCCTGCCTATCCTACGGATATGCAGACCCTTTTGTCATGCTTTACTTTAAAAATATATGATCTAAAATTAAAATAATCCTTCTTCATTAAAATAATCGATTCTCATCGCATGACGCACATCTTTCATTGTTTCCTGTGCTTTTGCCCTTGCAGCTTTTGTTCCCTGCTGAAGAATTTCTGCAACTTCTGGAAGTTTTGCTTCCCACATCTTTCTTCTCTCGCGGATTGGTTCTAATTCTGCCTGAAGTACTTTGTTTAAGAACTTCTTCACTTTGACATCTCCAAGTCCTCCACGCTGATAATGGGCTTTTAATTCATCTAAGTTATTGTATTCTGGCCAGAACTCTTCAAAGTATTCTGGTTTACAGAACGCATCTAAGTAGATAAATACTGGATTACCTTCTACCTGTCCTGGATCTTCAACCCTTAAATGATTTGGATCTGTAAACATGGACATTACTTTCTTCTTGATATCCTGTGGTTCATCAGATAAGTAAATACAGTTTCCAAGAGATTTACTCATCTTCGCTTTTCCGTCGATTCCTGGAAGTCTTAAACATGCCTGATTATCTGGCAGTACGATCTGTGGGTCTGTTAATGTCTCTCCATATACAGAGTTAAACTTGTGTACGATCTCTTTGCACTGCTCTACCATTGGCATCTGATCTTCTCCTGCTGGTACGACCGTTGCTCTAAATGCAGTGATATCTGCTGCCTGACTGATCGGATATGTGAAAAATCCAACTGGAATGCTTGCTTCAAAATTCTTCTGTTTGATCTCTGCTTTTACTGTTGGGTTACGCTGCACTCTTGCAACTGTAACTAAGTTCATATAGTAGAAAGACAGTTCTGTAAGTTCTGGTACCATAGACTGAATAAAGATATTGACTTTCTCTGGATCTAACCCACATGCAAGATAATCAAGTGCTACCTGCATAATGTTCTGTCTTACTTTCTCTGGATGTTCTGCATTATCTGTTAATGCCTGGGCATCAGCGATCATGATATAAATTTCGTCGAATTTACCAGAATTCTGCAGTCTCACTCGTTCTTTTAAAGATCCTACATAATGTCCAACATGCAGTCGTCCCGTTGGTCTGTCTCCTGTTAATATTACCTGTTTCATTATTTTCTCCTTTTCCGCTTTCCGTATAGACTTTGTACGTCTTCTCTTATGATCTATACTCTTATGTTTTATTGTAAAATCAAATGCGTAAAGTGTCAATATTTCATTGTGAAAAGATTTTTGTGTGTCCGCACCAGAAAGACATTCATTTCCGTAAAAAAGACATTTTGTATTGACTTAAGGAATAAAAGTAAATATAATGAATAAGATTGATTCTTTATTTTTAAGAAAATATGATGTAAGTATCAAAATATCACTTAAAAATAAAAAAATAATGAAAGAAGGAATTTTTAAAATGAAAAACTTATTGCAAAAGTGGAATAGCTTAAGTCTGATCGTAAGAATCTTAATCGGTCTGATCATCGGTGCTATTCTTGGTGTAGCTGCTCCAAAAGCAACAGGGCTTGCTCTACTTGGAGATTTATTTGTTGGTGCTCTTCGTGCTGTAGCCCCAATCCTTGTATTTGTACTTGTCATTGCTTCTTTAGCAAATTCTAAGAGCAACGGTGCAAAAAATATGCGTATTGTTATCATCCTTTATATGCTAACAACTTTTATTGGTGCTGTTGTCGCAGTATGTGGAAGTTTTCTCTTCCCAATCACATTACGTCTTGGAAAAGCTGCTACATCTGAAGCCGCTCCTCCAACGGGTGTGTTAGAAGTATTAAAGAACTTATTAATGAATATCGTATCAAACCCTGTTGATTCCCTTGTAAAGGCAAACTACATCGGTATCCTTGCATGGGCTGTTGTTTTTGGACTTGCATTAAAAGCTGCAACTCCTGGAACTAAAAAAGCTCTTCATGATATCTCTGCTGCAGTTACAAAAGCTGTACACTGGATCATCAACTGTGCTCCATTTGGTATTCTTGGACTTGTATATAACACTGTATCTACAAACGGATTAAGCATCTTTACTGATTATGGTAAACTTCTTGCCCTATTAGTTGGATGTATGTTATTTACTGTATTTGTAACAAACCCAATCATCGTATTTAGTATGCTTCGCAGAAACCCATATCCACTGATCTTAAAATGCTTAAAAGAAAGTGGTTTAACAGCATTCTTTACAAGAAGTTCTGCTGCAAACATTCCTATGAACATGGCTCTTTGCGAAAAACTGGGATTAAATGAAGATAACTATTCTGTATCTATCCCTCTTGGTTCTACGATCAACATGGATGGTGCTGCGATCACGATCACAGTTATGTCTCTTGCAGCTGCTCATACAATGGGTATCTCTGTTGATATTCCTACAGCAATCATCTTAAGTGTCTTAGCTGCTGTTTCTGCATGTGGTGCTTCTGGTGTTGCTGGTGGATCCCTGCTGTTGATCCCTCTTGCATGTTCTTTATTTGGTATCTCAAATGATGTTGCCATGCAGGTTGTTGGTGTTGGATTCATCATCGGAGTAGTACAGGATTCTGTTGAAACTTGCTTAAACTCTTCTTCTGATGTATTACTTACAGCAACTGCTGAGTTATATCAGAGAAGAAAAGCTGGGGAAGATATTGTATTGATCCCTAATAAATAAAAGTTGTGGAAATATAAAAAAAGGGTTATTTACCTTGGACGTGTTCATACGTTCCAAGGTGATTACCCTTTTTTCTTATATTATTTTTATGAATATTCACTACACTTCTGTATTACAATCTAATTTTTCTCATCCATCAATCCAAACTGTATCGTCACACAAGTAGCAATGATCAATCCAAACATATAAAATGAATATTTTAACACATTAAGTGGTGACACATCTGCGAGTGCCGTGATCATTAACATACCTCCATCATGTGGCATCAATGAGATAAATGCACAGGCAAAGATATCTACCAGACTGGCAAGTCTCTTTGGTGCAATCTTGTATTTTTCACCGATTTCTTTTGCGATCGGACAAGTAACAATAATAGCAATCGTGTTATTTACCATTGCCGCGGAAAGAATTCCTGACATCAGCCCGATTCCATATTCTGCACCACGTCTATTCTTGATCTTGCCACTAATCGCTCCTACCAGCCACTCAACTCCGCCATATTCGCGAACAATACCAATGATTCCAGATACCAAGATCGCAACCATACTGATACTAAACATATCACTCATACCATTTCCAATTGCCTGAATCCAGTCAAAAAATCCGCAGCTTCCCACACAAAATCCGATAATACCTGCAGAGAGGATTCCTACAAAAAGTACAACTGCAACGTTAATCCCCATCAATGCTGCTCCAAGAACGATAAGATATGGAAGGACTTCAATGATATTGTAACTTCCTGCCTTGATTGCTCCACTTCCAGTACCTCCGACCACTGAATAAAGGATCATTGCCACGATCGCAGCCGGTAATGCGATAAAGAAGTTCATTTAAACTTATCTTTCATCTCAGAACCGCATCCTTCTGCTGCTGAGATCGTTGTATCAGAAATCATGGAAAGGTTATCTCCAAAATAAGAACCTCCGATCACTGCTGCTCCAACGATCGCAACATTTAAGTGTGCTCCCTGTGCCACATTGATCGCGATTGGTGCCATTGCTGCAATGGTTCCCATGGATGTTCCTATCGATGTAGAAATAAAACAGCACATTAAAAATACACCTGGAATCAAAAATGTTACTGGAATCACATGAAGACATAGATTAACAACAGAATCTTTTCCTCCCATTGCCGCTGCTGCTCCCTGAAATCCCCCTGCCATCAGATAAATCAAAACAATCATCATAACTCCAGAATTTCCCATGTTTGTCGTCATAATATTTAATTTATCTTTTACATCCATACTTCTGTTTAAAAGAAGTGCTACCGCACATCCTGCCAAAAGTGCGACATGACGTGGAAATTTTCCAAATGGGTCGTCTGCTCCCATCAAGGTAAATGTAATTCCACATCCTACATAACATACTAGAAATACGATCAGTGGAAGAAAGGCCACAGATCCTAGATTTTTCTTTTGTTTCTCCATTTCTTTTCCTCTCAATCTTAATATGTATCCAGATAAATCTGTCTTATTTCTCTGCCAGATGCTTATCCAGTGCATTTTTTAACTGTGTCAGTGCCTGCTCAACCGTCACTCGTGGACACGCAACGTTGAAACGCTCAAACTGTGCTGTCTCTGGTCCAAAGATGATTCCAGAATCCAGCCACAATTTTGCTTCTTCTAA
The sequence above is drawn from the Anaerostipes hadrus ATCC 29173 = JCM 17467 genome and encodes:
- a CDS encoding Na+/H+ antiporter NhaC family protein, which produces MEKQKKNLGSVAFLPLIVFLVCYVGCGITFTLMGADDPFGKFPRHVALLAGCAVALLLNRSMDVKDKLNIMTTNMGNSGVMMIVLIYLMAGGFQGAAAAMGGKDSVVNLCLHVIPVTFLIPGVFLMCCFISTSIGTSMGTIAAMAPIAINVAQGAHLNVAIVGAAVIGGSYFGDNLSMISDTTISAAEGCGSEMKDKFK
- the trpS gene encoding tryptophan--tRNA ligase, whose product is MKQVILTGDRPTGRLHVGHYVGSLKERVRLQNSGKFDEIYIMIADAQALTDNAEHPEKVRQNIMQVALDYLACGLDPEKVNIFIQSMVPELTELSFYYMNLVTVARVQRNPTVKAEIKQKNFEASIPVGFFTYPISQAADITAFRATVVPAGEDQMPMVEQCKEIVHKFNSVYGETLTDPQIVLPDNQACLRLPGIDGKAKMSKSLGNCIYLSDEPQDIKKKVMSMFTDPNHLRVEDPGQVEGNPVFIYLDAFCKPEYFEEFWPEYNNLDELKAHYQRGGLGDVKVKKFLNKVLQAELEPIRERRKMWEAKLPEVAEILQQGTKAARAKAQETMKDVRHAMRIDYFNEEGLF
- a CDS encoding acyl-CoA carboxylase subunit beta, which codes for MENKSKGKAVERIYALLDERSFVEIGQAVTARSTDFQLDKVETPSDGVVTGYGLINGCPVYVYSQDAQVLGGSIGEMHARKIVNLYDLAIKTGVPVIGMIDCAGIRLQESTDALHAFGMIYKKQAEASGVILQISAIFGNCGGGLSVFTTLTDFTLMEEKGQLFVNAPNAIEGNRKEVLNSASAVFQSKEAGTVDFVGNETEVFEEIRKLTQIFPSNYKDQSKVIDCVDDLNRLCENISAGNGKEILIQIADQNEFVELKKDYGNDMAIGFIRLNGETIGCIANKEERISAQGAKKAASFVKLCDAFGIGILTVTDTVGFVAEIEQEKELSQAIGAMTGAFVQATVPKVNVISKKAFGSAYVSMNSKSIGADFVYAWSDAKIGMMEADMAVKIMYPGANADVLKEKAKEYEELQSDVYTAARRGYVDTVIDPAETRKYVIGAFEMLYTKREMQIPKKHSVF
- a CDS encoding Na+/H+ antiporter NhaC family protein; translation: MNFFIALPAAIVAMILYSVVGGTGSGAIKAGSYNIIEVLPYLIVLGAALMGINVAVVLFVGILSAGIIGFCVGSCGFFDWIQAIGNGMSDMFSISMVAILVSGIIGIVREYGGVEWLVGAISGKIKNRRGAEYGIGLMSGILSAAMVNNTIAIIVTCPIAKEIGEKYKIAPKRLASLVDIFACAFISLMPHDGGMLMITALADVSPLNVLKYSFYMFGLIIATCVTIQFGLMDEKN
- the sstT gene encoding serine/threonine transporter SstT; the protein is MKNLLQKWNSLSLIVRILIGLIIGAILGVAAPKATGLALLGDLFVGALRAVAPILVFVLVIASLANSKSNGAKNMRIVIILYMLTTFIGAVVAVCGSFLFPITLRLGKAATSEAAPPTGVLEVLKNLLMNIVSNPVDSLVKANYIGILAWAVVFGLALKAATPGTKKALHDISAAVTKAVHWIINCAPFGILGLVYNTVSTNGLSIFTDYGKLLALLVGCMLFTVFVTNPIIVFSMLRRNPYPLILKCLKESGLTAFFTRSSAANIPMNMALCEKLGLNEDNYSVSIPLGSTINMDGAAITITVMSLAAAHTMGISVDIPTAIILSVLAAVSACGASGVAGGSLLLIPLACSLFGISNDVAMQVVGVGFIIGVVQDSVETCLNSSSDVLLTATAELYQRRKAGEDIVLIPNK